A window of the Paenibacillus woosongensis genome harbors these coding sequences:
- a CDS encoding GNAT family N-acetyltransferase: MNKTNPILLDIPDCFESERLLIRAPKPGDGAALNEATVESIEQLRPWMPWAQEVPTPEDSETVIRRAHLSFIERTDLMLLLVLKETGQLVGNSGLHRINWEARKFEIGYWVRTSFSKQGFITEAAEAITNYAIQELQANRIEIRCDARNTQSANVAKRLGYTLEGVLRNDDSGTDGTLRSTMVFSKIRGVEF; this comes from the coding sequence ATGAACAAAACGAATCCTATTTTGTTAGATATACCTGATTGTTTCGAAAGTGAGCGATTGTTGATCCGGGCTCCCAAACCAGGAGACGGGGCGGCGTTAAACGAAGCCACTGTGGAGAGCATCGAACAGTTGCGTCCATGGATGCCTTGGGCGCAAGAGGTGCCCACACCCGAAGACTCGGAGACGGTCATCCGGCGCGCCCACCTGAGCTTTATCGAACGGACGGATCTGATGCTGCTTCTTGTTCTCAAAGAAACAGGCCAACTCGTCGGCAACAGCGGCCTGCACCGGATCAATTGGGAAGCGCGAAAATTCGAGATCGGTTATTGGGTGCGTACTTCCTTCAGCAAACAAGGCTTCATTACAGAAGCTGCAGAGGCCATTACAAATTACGCCATTCAAGAGCTGCAGGCCAACCGTATCGAGATCCGGTGCGATGCACGCAACACGCAAAGCGCGAATGTGGCGAAGCGTCTGGGCTACACGCTGGAAGGGGTGCTGCGGAACGATGATTCTGGCACAGATGGCACATTAAGAAGCACGATGGTCTTCTCCAAAATTCGCGGAGTCGAGTTTTAA
- a CDS encoding GTP-binding protein yields the protein MNKTIGVLAHVDAGKTTFSEQLLYYTKSIKQRGRVDHQDAFLDSHQIERQRGITVFSDQGMFSYRGSRYFLIDTPGHADFSPEMERGIQAMDYAVIIVSAVEGIEGQTEIVWELLRKHRVPCFFFINKIDRVGADVQRVVRDIQSNFAVDVCDISEALAEDGEMSEVLAEFLAERDEALLERYMDAGYDKGSWLAAMQRLIRDNAVYPYACGSALQGAGIESFLQKLDLLTVTDYSSEEPFAGRVYRIRHDEQGTRITFIKALSGTLQVRETLNYGDEENPVSEKITQIRVYNGREFHAVERVEAGELFAVTGLSMAAVGDGLGTLREKSIYDMVPTLKSKVILEPAVNKKEVLRYFKILNAEDPSLNVLWEESLQEIHIHVMGRIQLEVLEQLVKERFNINVSFDKPEILYKETIETETVGYGHFEPLKHYAEVHLRIQPGERNSGIRFENACHADDLSVGNQNLVRHHLYERDHHGLLTGSPLTDVAVTLLTGRAHNKHTSGGDFREATYRALRQGLEKAKNVLLEPYYQFKIKVELDQIGRVISDVQQAHGNYDAPDTEGDKAILTGTVPVATFMDYGSELASFTQGRGTLSLAFAGYDRCHNEKEVIAKIGYNKDADPEYTSSSIFCAKGQGYTVPWDEAESKMHCL from the coding sequence ATGAACAAGACGATTGGAGTATTAGCGCATGTCGACGCCGGGAAAACGACATTCTCGGAGCAGCTTCTATATTATACAAAGAGTATTAAGCAGCGGGGCCGCGTCGATCACCAGGACGCCTTTCTGGACAGTCATCAAATTGAGCGGCAGCGGGGAATTACGGTATTTTCGGACCAAGGGATGTTCAGTTACCGGGGCTCCCGCTATTTCCTCATCGATACACCGGGCCATGCCGACTTCTCTCCCGAAATGGAGCGGGGGATCCAGGCGATGGACTATGCGGTGATTATTGTCAGCGCCGTCGAAGGAATCGAAGGGCAGACGGAGATTGTCTGGGAGCTTCTGCGCAAGCACCGCGTCCCTTGCTTCTTTTTTATCAATAAAATAGATCGGGTAGGGGCTGATGTCCAGCGGGTAGTACGTGATATTCAAAGCAATTTTGCTGTGGACGTATGCGACATTTCGGAAGCTTTGGCGGAGGACGGCGAAATGAGCGAGGTACTGGCGGAGTTTCTAGCCGAACGGGACGAGGCTCTCCTGGAGCGATATATGGACGCTGGTTATGACAAGGGATCTTGGCTTGCCGCGATGCAGCGCCTGATCCGGGATAATGCCGTGTATCCTTATGCCTGCGGCTCGGCGCTGCAAGGGGCCGGAATTGAGAGCTTCCTGCAGAAGCTGGATCTGCTGACGGTAACCGACTATTCCAGTGAAGAGCCGTTTGCAGGCCGTGTTTATCGGATTCGCCATGACGAGCAGGGGACGAGAATTACGTTTATTAAAGCGCTTAGCGGGACACTGCAAGTCAGGGAGACTCTCAATTATGGGGATGAGGAGAACCCGGTGAGCGAAAAAATAACCCAGATCCGCGTGTACAATGGCCGGGAATTTCATGCGGTGGAACGGGTAGAGGCTGGAGAGCTGTTTGCCGTTACCGGTCTGTCTATGGCTGCCGTGGGCGACGGTTTAGGAACTTTACGGGAAAAATCCATCTACGACATGGTGCCGACCTTGAAGTCGAAGGTGATCCTTGAACCGGCCGTGAATAAGAAGGAGGTTTTGCGGTATTTCAAAATTTTGAATGCGGAGGATCCTTCCTTGAATGTGCTTTGGGAGGAGAGTCTGCAGGAAATTCATATTCACGTCATGGGAAGAATTCAGCTTGAAGTGCTCGAGCAGCTGGTCAAAGAGCGGTTCAACATCAACGTATCCTTCGATAAGCCGGAAATTTTGTATAAGGAAACGATCGAGACGGAGACAGTTGGTTATGGTCATTTTGAACCGTTAAAGCATTATGCCGAGGTTCATCTGCGCATACAGCCGGGCGAGCGGAACAGCGGAATCCGCTTCGAGAATGCCTGCCATGCCGATGATTTATCGGTCGGCAACCAGAACCTCGTTCGCCATCACTTGTATGAACGGGATCATCATGGCTTGTTAACGGGCTCGCCGCTAACAGATGTCGCCGTAACTTTACTGACGGGAAGGGCGCATAATAAGCACACGTCCGGCGGTGATTTCAGAGAGGCGACTTATCGCGCGTTGAGGCAAGGGTTGGAAAAAGCAAAGAATGTGCTGTTGGAGCCTTACTATCAATTCAAAATCAAAGTTGAGCTTGACCAGATCGGCCGAGTTATATCGGATGTCCAGCAAGCTCACGGCAATTATGATGCGCCCGATACAGAAGGAGACAAGGCCATTTTAACGGGAACCGTACCGGTTGCTACCTTCATGGATTACGGCAGTGAGCTGGCTTCCTTTACGCAAGGAAGGGGAACGCTAAGCCTCGCATTTGCGGGCTATGACCGATGCCATAATGAGAAGGAGGTCATTGCGAAAATCGGCTACAATAAGGATGCAGACCCGGAATATACTTCTTCGTCGATATTTTGCGCCAAAGGCCAGGGGTACACTGTGCCGTGGGATGAGGCGGAGAGCAAAATGCACTGTTTATAG
- a CDS encoding MATE family efflux transporter produces MTQVNRIRPRIQHGAVSVLNRFFTGTSMDYKQIIAIIIPIFVDQGCIVLMSLLNTAMISSSGVAAVSAVSMVDSLNIFLINVFVAVATGGTVIVAQYKGSGNQQMVSKAATQALSAVAVISVLLSVLIIAFHTPTLNLLFGKADADVFQNARLYLIGSCVSYPFIAIFQAVNGVLRGVAETKASLSLSLIMNITFLCLNVLLITILDLGVIGLIISLLLARILGMISSLVYLLKYNQTLRVQLKNTLKLDFSIQKKIMFIGLPFAAEQMFFNGGKLLTQTFIVQLGTLAMTANAISGSISLVFQIGGSALSIAIVTVVGQCIGQRNIEDARKFIKSFLGLSTVLFVIASLILLPLFPLMVRMFSPPVEIIPTIFGLILLIAIAQPFLWSLSFVLPAALRAAGDSNFTSISSLLSMWLFRVILGYILGITLGLGIMGVWVAMVAEWGIRGLVFAWRFKGEKWYAHKLI; encoded by the coding sequence ATGACACAGGTGAATCGTATAAGGCCGAGAATACAACATGGCGCTGTTTCCGTGTTGAATCGTTTTTTTACCGGAACATCGATGGATTATAAGCAAATCATCGCGATTATTATTCCTATTTTTGTCGATCAGGGCTGTATAGTTTTGATGAGCCTGCTGAATACAGCTATGATCAGCTCGTCAGGAGTAGCTGCCGTCAGTGCGGTAAGTATGGTGGACTCGCTCAACATCTTCTTGATCAATGTGTTCGTAGCTGTAGCTACTGGAGGTACGGTCATCGTCGCGCAGTATAAAGGCAGTGGGAACCAGCAAATGGTGTCCAAAGCGGCTACGCAGGCCCTGTCCGCCGTGGCGGTCATCTCTGTGCTGCTCAGTGTCCTGATTATTGCCTTTCATACGCCAACGCTGAATCTGCTGTTTGGCAAGGCGGATGCCGACGTCTTCCAGAACGCCAGATTGTATCTTATCGGCAGCTGTGTATCCTATCCGTTCATCGCGATATTCCAGGCGGTTAACGGCGTGCTAAGAGGCGTGGCGGAGACGAAAGCCAGCTTGAGCCTGTCTTTGATTATGAATATCACTTTCCTTTGCTTAAACGTGCTATTGATTACGATTCTGGATTTAGGCGTGATCGGCCTTATTATATCTTTACTGCTTGCCCGGATTCTGGGCATGATCAGCTCGTTGGTTTACTTGTTAAAATATAATCAGACCCTGCGTGTGCAGTTGAAAAATACGCTGAAGCTGGACTTCTCGATTCAGAAGAAGATCATGTTCATCGGTCTTCCATTTGCGGCGGAGCAGATGTTCTTCAATGGCGGCAAGCTGTTGACGCAGACTTTTATCGTACAGCTGGGGACCCTGGCGATGACGGCAAATGCCATTAGCGGGTCGATATCGCTCGTCTTTCAAATCGGCGGCAGCGCGCTGAGCATCGCAATCGTTACCGTTGTCGGCCAATGCATCGGCCAGCGGAATATCGAGGATGCGCGAAAATTCATTAAATCGTTCCTGGGATTATCCACGGTGCTGTTCGTGATTGCATCGCTTATACTGCTCCCATTGTTTCCGTTGATGGTGCGAATGTTCTCGCCGCCGGTAGAGATTATACCTACCATTTTCGGATTGATTCTGCTTATTGCTATTGCGCAGCCATTCTTATGGTCGCTCAGCTTTGTACTGCCAGCGGCATTGCGTGCTGCGGGGGATTCCAATTTTACATCCATCTCCTCCTTGCTGTCGATGTGGCTGTTCCGCGTCATTCTGGGGTATATTTTAGGCATTACGCTTGGCTTGGGCATTATGGGCGTATGGGTGGCGATGGTCGCTGAATGGGGCATCCGCGGGCTGGTTTTTGCCTGGAGGTTCAAAGGGGAGAAATGGTACGCGCATAAATTGATATAA
- a CDS encoding MATE family efflux transporter, which translates to MKQHDFTKGNIWRQLVTFSAPLLLTNLLQVSYQFIDSLWVGNLLGTNALGAVAISSTVLFTILSFIIGINNAALTILSQIKGKQDESGLKSYVNAFSVILGIIAIVLGVIGFVFSEKILLLLGTPSEMVPLALTYLQINFLGILFLFGYNFISTVYRALGNSQTPLWFVMMAVVLNAVLDPLFIYVFQWGIQGAAYATVIAQGAAFFYGLVLSLRRKFIPFSMPRWPKKAEVTLILTQGIPSGLQMMAISAGSAAIMSVVASFGKDTLAGFGAAQRLDSLIMLPAQALGVAVTSMTGQNIAVKQWQRVRKITGYAILLNLAIMLLISSIIFILAKPGIAMFISEPGAVSFGASYVQMIAFFYPFLGLNFIFNGVVRASGAMLQVLVLNIISFWILRYPLTYVFAALLGEKGIALGFSLSFIMSSVISYAYYRFGRWRTKNLFAKTET; encoded by the coding sequence ATGAAGCAGCATGATTTTACGAAGGGGAATATTTGGAGGCAGCTTGTCACGTTTTCCGCGCCGCTGCTGCTTACGAATTTACTCCAGGTATCTTATCAATTCATCGACAGTTTGTGGGTCGGTAATCTGCTGGGAACCAATGCGTTAGGAGCTGTGGCAATATCCAGCACGGTATTATTTACGATCCTATCCTTCATCATCGGGATCAATAATGCGGCACTCACCATTTTGTCGCAGATCAAAGGCAAACAAGACGAGTCGGGGTTAAAAAGTTATGTGAATGCCTTTTCCGTTATTCTTGGCATAATTGCTATTGTGCTAGGTGTGATTGGATTTGTATTTTCGGAGAAAATACTGCTCCTGCTGGGAACGCCAAGTGAAATGGTACCTCTGGCTTTAACTTATTTGCAAATCAATTTTCTAGGCATTCTATTCTTATTCGGCTATAACTTTATTAGTACGGTGTACCGGGCGCTGGGCAATAGTCAAACGCCGCTGTGGTTCGTGATGATGGCGGTTGTCTTGAATGCGGTACTCGATCCCTTGTTTATTTATGTATTTCAATGGGGGATTCAAGGCGCGGCTTACGCTACAGTGATTGCCCAAGGAGCGGCATTCTTCTACGGACTTGTACTCAGCCTGCGCCGCAAGTTCATTCCGTTCTCGATGCCAAGGTGGCCCAAGAAAGCGGAAGTTACGCTTATATTAACGCAAGGCATTCCTTCCGGTCTGCAAATGATGGCCATCTCTGCGGGATCAGCTGCGATTATGAGCGTTGTCGCATCGTTCGGGAAGGATACGCTGGCTGGCTTTGGCGCGGCACAGCGTTTGGATAGCCTAATCATGCTTCCAGCTCAAGCGCTTGGTGTGGCTGTGACAAGTATGACGGGTCAAAATATTGCAGTGAAGCAGTGGCAGCGGGTGCGAAAAATAACGGGGTATGCGATTTTGCTTAATTTAGCGATCATGCTATTGATTTCGTCGATCATTTTTATTTTGGCTAAGCCGGGAATTGCAATGTTTATCTCTGAGCCGGGAGCCGTGTCCTTTGGAGCCTCTTATGTGCAAATGATTGCTTTTTTCTATCCCTTTTTGGGCTTGAATTTTATCTTTAACGGTGTAGTGCGCGCTTCGGGAGCAATGCTGCAGGTGCTTGTCCTGAATATCATCTCGTTCTGGATTTTACGGTATCCGTTGACTTACGTGTTTGCCGCTCTGCTTGGCGAGAAGGGAATTGCGTTAGGTTTCAGCTTAAGCTTCATAATGAGCAGTGTAATCTCCTATGCCTATTACCGATTCGGACGCTGGCGGACGAAGAATCTGTTCGCAAAGACCGAGACTTGA
- a CDS encoding stalk domain-containing protein → MKKKKLALILGGAVLLFGGMSLGAAASSQLQEIKAFLNGGIKVRVDGNIAQLKDANGKAVLPITYDGTTYLPVRAVADVLGVAVKYDAQANEVLLGEQSEGVPIKREDFNNTLYSKDPSHTTLNGQDYKEVLYSAPGNNINYTALTPNGKYTKLYLQFAAIDKDVEYIEIKDLDKNALLKKVEGITPESGMQTIEVDITGVKNITIDIRKDRDAGYMIPLTTSYYK, encoded by the coding sequence ATGAAAAAGAAGAAATTAGCCCTTATCCTCGGTGGAGCAGTGCTGTTATTCGGCGGAATGAGCTTAGGGGCCGCAGCTAGCTCTCAGCTTCAAGAAATCAAGGCATTTCTGAATGGAGGCATTAAAGTTAGAGTCGATGGGAATATCGCTCAGCTTAAGGATGCAAACGGTAAAGCCGTGCTGCCGATTACGTATGATGGGACTACATATCTCCCTGTAAGGGCTGTAGCGGATGTACTGGGTGTAGCTGTGAAATATGATGCCCAGGCCAACGAGGTGCTCTTGGGAGAACAATCGGAAGGTGTTCCGATCAAGCGGGAGGATTTTAATAATACGTTGTATTCCAAGGATCCGAGCCACACCACGCTTAATGGGCAGGATTATAAAGAGGTGCTTTACAGTGCCCCTGGGAACAATATAAACTACACGGCCTTAACTCCGAATGGAAAGTACACGAAGCTGTATCTACAATTCGCGGCAATCGACAAGGACGTGGAATACATAGAAATTAAAGACCTCGACAAAAATGCTCTGCTGAAAAAGGTGGAAGGGATTACACCAGAAAGCGGGATGCAAACGATCGAAGTCGACATCACTGGTGTGAAGAACATTACAATTGATATTAGGAAGGATAGGGATGCGGGCTATATGATTCCTTTGACAACTTCCTACTATAAATAA
- a CDS encoding copper amine oxidase N-terminal domain-containing protein, with the protein MKILKSKYYILFIVLAMLTGVFAWPQGNLQAAKASDSFIQEIEKQYTTIRDEFRGQYDADLKQIQGDFEQFLQKSREDQSTLEKLLDDDLAYLTQLLKEDHKQLQAAYGKQSGYQSKLQQYERAINPHYSSGPLWKYNKESDKSYSSSIHWKFNNEINPNYSSSLMWKYSNNVNPSYSSSIMWKYANTMNPSYSSSLMWKLKNESNPSYSSSTMWKYERGGMSLTAAKEQMATIFANARKDLQASRDQSVGEMNKLKASTESSIIALRNSSAEKLLQQRASSLAEISSIRERNFGKGITTDKLQISFDKIRVIVDGELMSFEQPPVMKNGSTLVPMRAIFERLGATLKWNAQTQSVAATKDDTRIELTLGSKAAKKNGQVMNLDVPGQLVGSHTMVPIRFISESLGAAVKWDNATQTVYITTTAAESGDIMPSETEEAVPGTGSDSTTTE; encoded by the coding sequence ATGAAAATTTTAAAAAGTAAATATTACATACTCTTCATCGTTCTGGCTATGCTTACGGGTGTATTTGCTTGGCCGCAGGGGAATCTGCAAGCCGCAAAGGCTAGCGATTCATTTATTCAAGAAATAGAAAAGCAGTACACGACAATTCGCGATGAGTTCAGAGGCCAGTACGATGCCGACTTGAAACAGATTCAGGGTGATTTTGAGCAATTCTTGCAGAAATCCAGGGAGGATCAAAGTACGCTGGAGAAGCTCCTGGATGATGATCTGGCTTACCTGACACAGCTGCTGAAGGAGGATCATAAACAGCTGCAAGCGGCTTATGGCAAGCAATCCGGCTACCAGAGCAAATTGCAGCAATACGAACGGGCGATTAATCCGCATTACTCTTCTGGCCCGTTATGGAAATATAACAAGGAAAGCGACAAGAGCTATTCCTCGAGCATCCACTGGAAATTCAACAATGAAATTAACCCTAACTATTCTAGCAGCCTGATGTGGAAATACAGCAACAATGTCAATCCATCCTATTCCTCAAGCATCATGTGGAAATATGCGAATACAATGAATCCGAGTTACAGCAGCAGCCTGATGTGGAAGCTGAAAAATGAGAGCAATCCCTCCTATTCTTCAAGTACGATGTGGAAGTATGAGCGAGGGGGCATGAGTCTGACCGCGGCCAAGGAGCAGATGGCCACGATTTTTGCCAATGCGAGAAAGGATCTTCAGGCATCTCGGGATCAATCCGTAGGCGAGATGAATAAGCTTAAGGCTAGTACGGAATCCTCCATTATTGCTTTGCGAAACAGCAGCGCAGAGAAATTGCTGCAGCAGCGGGCCAGCAGTCTTGCAGAGATTTCGTCGATCAGAGAACGCAATTTCGGAAAAGGTATTACGACGGATAAGCTGCAAATCAGTTTTGATAAGATCAGAGTTATTGTTGATGGGGAATTGATGTCTTTCGAACAGCCGCCGGTGATGAAAAATGGCAGTACGCTGGTTCCGATGCGGGCTATATTCGAACGTCTGGGTGCTACTTTGAAATGGAACGCTCAGACACAATCCGTTGCTGCAACGAAAGACGATACGAGAATCGAGCTTACCTTGGGCAGCAAAGCTGCGAAGAAGAACGGACAGGTAATGAACCTGGATGTTCCCGGGCAGCTGGTCGGCTCGCATACGATGGTGCCGATCCGCTTCATTAGCGAGTCGCTAGGAGCTGCTGTGAAATGGGATAATGCAACGCAGACCGTCTATATTACAACAACAGCCGCAGAGTCTGGAGACATTATGCCTTCCGAAACGGAGGAAGCGGTACCTGGAACCGGAAGTGACAGTACAACAACAGAATAA
- a CDS encoding PTS fructose transporter subunit IIABC, with protein sequence MKFLAITSCPNGIAHTYMAAENLQKAADKLGVGMKVETQGSIGVENEFSEEDIAQADGIIIAADKHVDKSRFVGKKLLVAGVQDGIRNPEALIEKLVRGDVPVYQARPGQEPSGGSGRQQAAKQNQIYRHLMSGVSYMVPFIVVGGLLIAIALSIGGEPTPGGLQIPEGSFWKIVESLGGAAFTFMVPILAGFIAFSIADRPGLAPGMIGGFIAANGSFYGSEAGAGFIGGIIAGFLAGYVALWIKKWKVPKAIAPIMPIIIIPVLASLIVGLAFILLLGGPIAKFFEFLTSWLASMQGTSSILLALILGAMISFDMGGPVNKVAFLFGSAMIGEGNYEIMGPIAVAICIPPIGLGLATFLFKRKFHDAERESGKASFTMGLFGITEGAIPFASQDPLRVIPSIMIGSMTGSVIAMIGQVGDRVAHGGPIVAVLGAVDNVVMFFVAVIVGSLVTALMIKLLKKDVAQTQPMIADGTVSAGTIAGGSVASRASVNGKAEESVNDKSEVKDNNAQADTNVTSSANAVIQHKPVSKLTDIISLDLIETELQAASRDDVIDELIGKLEADGAISSASEFKQAILRREQESSTGIGMNIAIPHGKSTAVIKPRVVFGMKQVGVDWNSVDGTEAKLIFMIAIPAENPGNEHLKILQMLSRKLMDDDFRDQLLKVHTKQEAYALLDQIH encoded by the coding sequence ATGAAATTTTTAGCCATTACCTCATGCCCTAACGGCATTGCGCATACTTACATGGCCGCTGAAAATTTGCAGAAGGCGGCCGACAAGCTAGGAGTCGGCATGAAAGTGGAAACCCAAGGCTCTATCGGCGTAGAGAATGAGTTTTCAGAAGAGGACATTGCCCAAGCGGACGGCATCATTATTGCCGCTGACAAGCATGTAGACAAAAGCCGCTTTGTCGGCAAAAAGCTGTTGGTCGCTGGGGTTCAGGATGGGATTCGAAATCCGGAGGCTTTGATCGAAAAGCTCGTTCGCGGTGATGTACCTGTCTATCAGGCCCGTCCGGGGCAAGAGCCTTCCGGCGGCAGCGGCAGGCAGCAGGCAGCCAAGCAAAACCAAATTTACCGCCATCTGATGAGCGGTGTATCCTACATGGTACCGTTTATCGTCGTAGGCGGGCTGCTGATCGCGATTGCCCTGTCCATAGGCGGAGAACCGACGCCAGGCGGACTGCAAATTCCGGAAGGCTCCTTCTGGAAAATCGTCGAAAGTCTGGGCGGGGCTGCTTTTACCTTTATGGTGCCGATCCTGGCCGGGTTTATCGCTTTTAGTATCGCTGACCGGCCTGGCCTTGCTCCGGGGATGATCGGCGGCTTCATCGCCGCGAACGGCAGCTTCTACGGCAGTGAGGCAGGCGCCGGATTTATCGGCGGAATTATCGCCGGCTTTCTGGCAGGTTATGTGGCGCTGTGGATCAAGAAATGGAAGGTGCCCAAAGCGATTGCTCCTATCATGCCGATTATCATCATCCCGGTATTGGCGTCGCTGATCGTCGGTCTCGCTTTTATTCTTCTTCTTGGCGGACCGATTGCGAAGTTTTTTGAATTCTTGACCTCCTGGCTGGCCAGCATGCAGGGAACCAGTTCAATCCTGTTGGCCTTAATTCTCGGGGCGATGATTTCCTTTGATATGGGCGGCCCAGTGAACAAGGTTGCTTTCTTGTTCGGCTCGGCGATGATCGGGGAAGGCAACTATGAAATTATGGGACCGATTGCCGTTGCAATCTGTATTCCGCCGATCGGGCTCGGACTTGCGACGTTCCTGTTCAAACGGAAGTTCCATGATGCGGAACGGGAGTCCGGCAAGGCATCGTTCACCATGGGATTGTTCGGCATCACGGAAGGGGCGATTCCCTTCGCCTCCCAAGATCCGCTGCGTGTCATTCCCAGCATCATGATCGGCTCCATGACCGGATCAGTCATCGCCATGATCGGCCAGGTTGGCGACCGGGTAGCACACGGCGGCCCTATCGTTGCCGTACTAGGTGCGGTAGATAATGTCGTTATGTTCTTTGTTGCTGTTATTGTCGGCTCGCTCGTAACAGCACTAATGATCAAGCTACTCAAAAAGGACGTCGCTCAGACTCAACCAATGATCGCAGACGGCACTGTTTCAGCAGGTACTATCGCAGGTGGTTCTGTTGCGAGTAGAGCATCCGTAAACGGCAAAGCTGAGGAGAGCGTTAACGATAAATCTGAGGTTAAGGATAATAACGCTCAAGCTGATACTAACGTGACCTCATCCGCCAATGCCGTAATTCAGCATAAACCGGTGAGTAAATTAACGGATATTATCAGCCTTGATCTAATTGAGACTGAACTTCAAGCAGCTTCTCGGGACGATGTTATCGATGAGCTGATCGGAAAACTTGAAGCGGATGGCGCAATTAGCTCCGCCTCCGAGTTCAAACAGGCGATCCTTCGCCGCGAGCAGGAAAGCTCGACCGGAATTGGCATGAATATCGCCATTCCTCACGGGAAATCAACTGCCGTCATCAAACCGCGCGTCGTATTTGGAATGAAGCAAGTCGGCGTCGATTGGAACAGCGTGGACGGAACAGAGGCCAAACTAATCTTCATGATTGCGATCCCTGCGGAGAACCCGGGTAACGAGCATCTAAAAATACTACAAATGCTCTCCCGCAAATTGATGGATGATGATTTCCGGGATCAGCTATTGAAGGTACACACGAAACAGGAGGCTTACGCGCTTCTGGATCAGATTCATTAA